In Agromyces sp. G08B096, a genomic segment contains:
- a CDS encoding DUF4395 domain-containing protein, with amino-acid sequence MSQQPDPARGIDPRGPRFGAAITSVLLLVDVVLGVAGAALAAWILLAVIAALFLWGAIAGVGRTPWSVLYRRLVQPRLAPATEREDPRPPTFAQGVGFAVTVAGVVLGAFGLASAVPIAAALAFIAAFLNAAFGLCLGCRLYVLLVRARVIRTA; translated from the coding sequence ATGTCCCAGCAGCCTGACCCCGCCCGCGGCATCGACCCGCGCGGCCCGCGCTTCGGCGCCGCGATCACCTCGGTGCTCCTGCTCGTCGACGTCGTCCTCGGCGTCGCGGGCGCGGCGCTCGCGGCGTGGATCCTGCTCGCCGTCATCGCCGCGCTCTTCCTCTGGGGGGCGATCGCCGGTGTCGGCCGGACTCCGTGGAGCGTGCTGTACCGCCGGCTGGTGCAGCCGCGGCTCGCTCCCGCGACCGAGCGCGAGGACCCGCGTCCCCCGACGTTCGCGCAGGGCGTGGGCTTCGCCGTGACCGTCGCCGGAGTCGTGCTCGGCGCGTTCGGCCTCGCGTCGGCGGTGCCGATCGCGGCCGCCCTCGCATTCATCGCGGCGTTCCTGAACGCGGCGTTCGGGCTGTGCCTCGGATGCCGCCTCTACGTGCTGCTCGTCCGCGCCCGGGTCATCCGGACCGCGTGA
- a CDS encoding OsmC family peroxiredoxin yields the protein MAVTSESTTVWEGSLMEGSGSVALDSSKLARFPVNWKARAEGAESTTTPEELLAAAHSSCFSMALSHALAGAGHAPESIQTTAAVTFEAGKGVLGSHLLVSARVPGISESEFEAFAEDAKKNCPISQALAGIPITIEAELA from the coding sequence ATGGCTGTCACGAGTGAATCGACCACCGTCTGGGAGGGTTCGCTGATGGAGGGCTCCGGCTCCGTCGCGCTCGACTCCTCCAAGCTCGCCCGCTTCCCCGTGAACTGGAAGGCGCGCGCGGAGGGCGCCGAGTCGACCACCACGCCCGAGGAGCTGCTCGCGGCGGCGCACTCGTCGTGCTTCTCGATGGCGCTCTCGCACGCACTCGCGGGCGCCGGCCACGCGCCGGAGAGCATCCAGACCACCGCAGCGGTGACGTTCGAGGCCGGCAAGGGCGTGCTCGGCAGCCACCTGCTCGTCAGCGCACGCGTTCCCGGGATCTCCGAGTCCGAGTTCGAGGCCTTCGCCGAGGACGCGAAGAAGAACTGCCCGATCTCGCAGGCGCTCGCCGGCATCCCGATCACGATCGAAGCCGAGCTCGCGTAA
- a CDS encoding TIGR01777 family oxidoreductase produces MRVLVAGASGFIGGALVARLTGSGHEVVRLVRRRAASSDESSWSPAAGIIDFTVMDRVDAVVNLSGASLAHLPWTKRYREEILASRITATRTLADAMRKARRPPAVFLSASAVGYYGDRPAELLTEHSAGGSGFLAEVVERWERAAHLAPDETRTVTFRSGIVIGAGGAMRRIALLTKLGLAGRLGTGGQHWPWIGLDDEVRAIEHLLDSTLSGPVNLAGPTPATADRIMSSLAARLHRPYAIPVSERVLEAALGVAAQELLLASQKVKPERLLRDGFRFDAETCEDAIDAMLSASRGRGR; encoded by the coding sequence GTGCGGGTGCTCGTCGCCGGGGCATCCGGCTTCATCGGCGGCGCCCTCGTCGCCCGCCTCACCGGCTCCGGCCATGAGGTCGTGCGACTGGTCCGTCGTCGCGCCGCATCGTCCGACGAGAGCTCCTGGTCGCCGGCCGCGGGCATCATCGACTTCACGGTGATGGACCGGGTCGACGCGGTCGTGAACCTCTCGGGCGCCTCGCTCGCGCACCTGCCCTGGACGAAGCGGTACCGCGAGGAGATCCTCGCGTCGCGGATCACCGCGACGCGCACGCTCGCCGACGCGATGCGGAAGGCCCGTCGCCCGCCCGCGGTGTTCCTCAGCGCGTCCGCCGTCGGCTACTACGGCGACCGCCCCGCGGAACTGCTCACGGAGCACTCCGCCGGCGGAAGCGGGTTCCTCGCGGAGGTCGTGGAGCGCTGGGAGCGGGCCGCGCACCTCGCCCCCGACGAGACGCGGACCGTGACGTTCCGCAGCGGCATCGTCATCGGCGCGGGCGGGGCCATGCGGCGCATCGCCCTGCTCACGAAGCTCGGCCTCGCCGGGCGCCTCGGCACCGGCGGGCAGCACTGGCCGTGGATCGGGCTCGACGACGAGGTGCGGGCGATCGAGCACCTGCTGGACTCCACGCTCTCGGGTCCGGTGAACCTCGCCGGGCCGACGCCCGCGACGGCAGACCGGATCATGTCCTCGCTCGCCGCCCGGCTGCACCGCCCGTACGCCATCCCCGTCTCCGAGCGGGTGCTCGAGGCCGCGCTGGGCGTCGCCGCGCAGGAGCTGCTCCTCGCGAGCCAGAAGGTCAAGCCCGAGCGGCTGCTCCGCGACGGGTTCCGATTCGACGCCGAGACGTGCGAAGACGCGATCGACGCGATGCTCAGCGCGTCGCGCGGGCGAGGGCGATAG
- the dapB gene encoding 4-hydroxy-tetrahydrodipicolinate reductase has translation MTIRVAVAGATGKMGKLAVRLIEEAPDLELHAALDSRSALDGADVALDVTHPAASGDIVRHAVEARIPVVVGTSGWSADRITGIRRLHGEVDGAQAVVFVPNFSVGSVLGTAFAALAARFFDSVEIVEAHHAGKVDSPSGTAVRTAELMAAARGLEGPVSAPHADQRARGQLVGGIPVHSLRLSGVLAEQRVVLGGDGETLTISHATLSPSSYEAGILLALRRAPELEGVTVGLETLLDLGLPSAGEA, from the coding sequence GTGACGATTCGGGTCGCCGTGGCCGGAGCCACGGGCAAGATGGGCAAGCTCGCGGTCCGGCTCATCGAGGAGGCGCCCGACCTCGAGCTGCACGCCGCGCTCGACTCCCGGTCCGCGCTCGACGGCGCGGATGTCGCCCTCGACGTCACCCATCCCGCCGCGAGCGGCGACATCGTGCGGCACGCCGTCGAGGCGCGCATACCCGTCGTGGTCGGCACCTCGGGCTGGTCGGCCGACCGGATCACGGGCATCCGTCGCCTGCACGGCGAGGTCGACGGCGCACAGGCCGTCGTGTTCGTGCCCAACTTCTCCGTGGGCAGCGTGCTCGGCACGGCGTTTGCCGCCCTGGCTGCCCGGTTCTTCGACTCCGTCGAGATCGTCGAGGCGCACCACGCGGGCAAGGTCGACTCGCCGTCGGGCACCGCGGTCCGCACGGCCGAGCTCATGGCCGCGGCCCGCGGGCTCGAGGGCCCGGTGTCGGCGCCGCACGCCGATCAGCGCGCGCGCGGTCAGCTCGTGGGAGGCATCCCGGTCCACAGCCTGCGCCTCAGCGGCGTCCTCGCCGAGCAGCGGGTCGTCCTGGGCGGCGACGGCGAGACCCTCACCATCTCGCACGCGACGCTGTCGCCGAGCTCGTACGAGGCGGGCATCCTCCTGGCGCTCCGGCGTGCGCCCGAACTCGAGGGCGTGACCGTCGGACTCGAGACGCTGCTCGACCTCGGCCTGCCGAGCGCGGGCGAGGCATGA
- a CDS encoding GNAT family N-acetyltransferase has product MLRFREAAVTDADAHALLTAYFAERAAGFPPEQGVYRPTFPAAAQFEPPAGVFLVVEDERGSAIGCGGVRRIAPGPDGRTRYEIKHLWLRPEARGHGEGRRLLAELETRAIGFGADELVLDTNASLEAAGGLYRSSGYVGIDAYNDNPNATNWYGKLVG; this is encoded by the coding sequence ATGCTGCGCTTCCGCGAGGCGGCCGTGACCGACGCCGACGCCCATGCCCTCCTCACCGCGTACTTCGCCGAACGCGCGGCGGGCTTCCCGCCCGAGCAGGGCGTCTACCGGCCGACCTTCCCGGCGGCCGCCCAGTTCGAGCCGCCCGCGGGCGTCTTCCTCGTGGTCGAGGACGAGCGCGGATCGGCCATCGGCTGCGGCGGCGTCCGCCGCATCGCACCCGGACCCGACGGCCGTACCCGGTACGAGATCAAGCACCTGTGGCTCCGCCCCGAGGCGCGAGGCCACGGCGAAGGCCGACGGCTGCTCGCCGAGCTCGAGACCCGGGCGATCGGCTTCGGCGCCGATGAGCTCGTGCTCGACACGAACGCGAGCCTCGAGGCGGCGGGCGGACTGTACCGCTCGAGCGGCTACGTCGGCATCGACGCGTACAACGACAACCCGAACGCGACGAACTGGTACGGCAAGCTCGTCGGCTGA
- a CDS encoding histidine phosphatase family protein produces MTHHLYLVRHGEQLDAEHGLPDGPLSPRGRRQAEALAERLGGIPFDAAWHSPLQRATETARIISAKMPALEPQPSPLLFDCIPSGPAPETPSAYDPFFGSVTEAEIEAGSAQMADAVVEFLRSHREDRHELLITHNFVIGWFVREVLGAPDWRWVSINQANCGLTVLSQKPGRPWSLVVHNDLAHLPPELRTGLPEPFAI; encoded by the coding sequence GTGACGCATCACCTCTACCTCGTCCGGCACGGCGAGCAGCTCGACGCCGAGCACGGCCTGCCCGACGGCCCGCTCTCGCCTCGCGGACGCCGTCAGGCGGAGGCGCTCGCCGAGCGGCTCGGAGGCATCCCGTTCGACGCGGCCTGGCACTCGCCGTTGCAGCGCGCGACCGAGACGGCCCGCATCATCTCGGCGAAGATGCCGGCGCTCGAACCGCAGCCGTCGCCGCTGCTGTTCGACTGCATCCCGTCGGGCCCGGCGCCCGAGACGCCGTCGGCGTACGACCCGTTCTTCGGCTCGGTCACCGAGGCCGAGATCGAGGCGGGTTCGGCGCAGATGGCCGACGCGGTCGTCGAGTTCCTCCGCTCCCACCGCGAGGACCGGCACGAGCTGCTGATCACCCACAACTTCGTGATCGGATGGTTCGTCCGCGAGGTGCTCGGCGCGCCCGACTGGCGCTGGGTGTCGATCAATCAGGCGAACTGCGGCCTGACGGTGCTCTCGCAGAAGCCCGGCCGGCCGTGGAGCCTCGTCGTGCACAACGACCTCGCGCATCTGCCGCCCGAGCTGCGCACCGGGCTGCCCGAGCCGTTCGCGATCTGA
- a CDS encoding pitrilysin family protein: protein MNGAVDLPLGTPELSFEAAGDALVRRSLLPSGVRVLSERVPGARSATIGFWVAVGSRDEHPAGSGHPATFGSTHFLEHLLFKGTRERTALDIAISFDAVGGEHNALTAKEYTCYYAKVQDQDVPMAVDVLADMFTSSVLDSAEFENERGVILEELSMAGDDPADVANERFFEAVLGDHPLGRPIGGSPETIREATRDAVWQHYRANYRPQDLVVTVAGAVDHDALVDRLGRALTAAGWDLGVAASPDARRSTEPAALTGTRALTVVPRPLEQVNLLLGVPGLVATDERRSTLSVLNAIFGSGMSSRLFQEVRERRGLAYAVYSFGPGYSDAGLFGMYAGCAPAKAPTVASLMRAELERVAEHGVTAEELSRAAGQLGGASALALEDSDTRMSRLGRAELTLGEFQDLDEALRRIALVTGDDVQALAADLVSRPFSLVAVGATDEAAFRGVVDETSPTTDAA from the coding sequence ATGAACGGCGCCGTCGACCTCCCCCTCGGCACTCCCGAGCTCTCCTTCGAGGCCGCCGGCGACGCGCTCGTCCGCCGGAGCCTGCTGCCCTCGGGTGTCCGCGTCCTCTCCGAGCGCGTGCCGGGGGCGCGGAGCGCCACGATCGGCTTCTGGGTCGCGGTCGGTTCGCGCGACGAGCACCCTGCCGGATCGGGGCATCCTGCGACGTTCGGCTCGACGCATTTCCTCGAGCACCTGCTGTTCAAGGGCACGCGCGAGCGCACCGCGCTCGACATCGCGATCTCCTTCGACGCCGTCGGCGGCGAGCACAACGCGCTCACGGCGAAGGAGTACACCTGCTACTACGCCAAGGTGCAAGACCAGGACGTCCCCATGGCCGTCGACGTGCTGGCCGACATGTTCACCTCCTCGGTGCTCGACTCCGCCGAGTTCGAGAACGAGCGCGGCGTCATCCTCGAAGAGCTGTCGATGGCCGGCGACGACCCCGCTGACGTCGCGAACGAGCGCTTCTTCGAGGCCGTGCTCGGCGACCACCCGCTCGGCCGCCCGATCGGCGGCAGCCCCGAGACGATCCGCGAGGCGACGCGTGACGCGGTGTGGCAGCACTACCGGGCGAACTACCGGCCGCAGGACCTCGTCGTCACCGTCGCGGGGGCCGTCGACCACGACGCGCTCGTCGACCGGCTGGGCCGCGCGCTCACCGCGGCCGGGTGGGATCTCGGCGTCGCGGCCTCGCCCGACGCCCGCCGCAGCACCGAGCCCGCAGCGCTCACCGGCACCAGGGCGCTGACGGTCGTGCCGCGGCCGCTCGAACAGGTCAACCTGCTGCTCGGAGTGCCCGGGCTCGTCGCCACCGACGAGCGGCGATCGACGCTCAGCGTGCTGAACGCGATCTTCGGCTCGGGAATGTCCTCTCGGCTCTTCCAGGAGGTCCGCGAGCGGAGGGGGCTCGCCTACGCCGTCTACTCCTTCGGCCCGGGCTACTCCGACGCCGGCCTCTTCGGCATGTACGCGGGCTGTGCTCCGGCGAAGGCTCCGACGGTGGCGTCCCTCATGCGGGCCGAGCTCGAGCGCGTCGCCGAGCATGGCGTCACCGCCGAAGAGCTCTCACGCGCCGCGGGCCAGCTCGGCGGCGCCTCCGCACTGGCTCTGGAGGACTCCGACACCCGGATGTCCCGCCTCGGCCGCGCCGAGCTCACCCTCGGCGAGTTCCAGGACCTCGACGAGGCCCTGCGACGCATCGCGCTCGTCACCGGAGACGACGTGCAGGCGCTCGCGGCCGACCTCGTCTCCCGGCCGTTCTCGCTCGTCGCCGTGGGGGCGACCGACGAGGCGGCCTTTCGCGGCGTGGTCGACGAGACCTCGCCCACGACGGATGCTGCCTGA
- a CDS encoding aldo/keto reductase codes for MAGRHIVTRDLAAIGAGEPAIDAARGAEASAGRRDAERVRRLETNVYSGPITVPRRVLIGDTGIEAHPLALGGSVFGWTLGAEASEAVLDRFAALGGTVLDTADSYAAGRSESIIGAWMASRGTRDRMVVTTKVGRHPDRPGLAPENLRAAVDESLARLRTDSIDLLYLHGEDPGVQLEESLGAVGALIDAGKVRALGASDFSPERLIEARVLAANGLPRIQAVTTRYNLMDRRPFEGAPELVAHAQGLAVLPYFALANGFLGGQVRRRAEVRHDARGERLARHLGRRGHRVLATVDEIAFARGIQPATVAIAWLLARPTVAVPVAGVSRPEQLDALLAAASIELHRSELVELDRASS; via the coding sequence GTGGCTGGGCGACACATCGTGACCCGCGACCTCGCGGCGATCGGCGCGGGGGAGCCGGCGATCGACGCGGCTCGCGGCGCGGAGGCGTCCGCCGGCCGCCGCGACGCGGAGCGGGTGCGGCGACTCGAGACGAACGTGTACTCGGGTCCGATCACGGTGCCGCGCCGCGTGCTCATCGGCGACACCGGCATCGAGGCCCATCCGCTCGCGCTCGGGGGCAGCGTGTTCGGGTGGACGCTCGGGGCCGAGGCATCCGAGGCGGTGCTCGACCGGTTCGCCGCGCTCGGCGGCACCGTCCTCGACACCGCGGACAGCTACGCGGCCGGTCGCAGCGAGTCGATCATCGGCGCGTGGATGGCGTCGCGCGGCACGCGTGACCGCATGGTCGTCACGACCAAGGTGGGTCGCCACCCCGACCGGCCGGGCCTCGCGCCCGAGAACCTGCGCGCCGCGGTCGACGAGTCGCTCGCCCGGCTCCGGACCGACTCGATCGACCTGCTCTACCTCCACGGCGAGGACCCCGGCGTCCAGCTCGAGGAGAGCCTCGGCGCCGTCGGCGCGCTCATCGACGCGGGCAAGGTCCGCGCCCTCGGCGCCTCCGACTTCTCGCCCGAGCGGCTCATCGAGGCGCGTGTGCTCGCCGCCAACGGACTGCCGCGCATCCAGGCCGTCACCACCCGCTACAACCTCATGGACCGCCGCCCGTTCGAGGGCGCGCCCGAGCTCGTCGCGCACGCGCAAGGCCTCGCCGTGCTGCCGTACTTCGCCCTCGCGAACGGCTTCCTCGGCGGCCAGGTGCGCCGCCGGGCCGAAGTGCGTCACGACGCCCGCGGCGAACGCCTCGCGAGGCACCTCGGTCGCCGTGGTCACCGCGTGCTCGCCACGGTCGACGAGATCGCCTTCGCCCGGGGCATCCAGCCCGCGACGGTCGCGATCGCCTGGCTGCTCGCCCGGCCGACGGTCGCCGTGCCCGTCGCGGGGGTCAGCCGCCCCGAGCAGCTCGACGCGCTGCTCGCCGCCGCATCGATCGAGCTGCATCGCTCGGAGCTCGTGGAACTGGACCGCGCCTCGTCCTGA
- a CDS encoding CoA ester lyase — protein MTRPVFRFGPAVLFCPADRPDRYAKALDRADAVILDLEDAVGVDRKQDARHALATTPLDPERVIVRLNPASGPEFEADLAALARTGYRTVMLAKCEGTEDLVGLEEFEVIPLCETARGVLAAEALAALPNVSALMWGAEDLMASTGGTSSRRPDGGYREIARYARSRVLLAAAAHGAAAIDAVHLDLADTAGLREEAEDAAAVGFAATACVHPDQVAVVRAAYRPSPERVEWAQAVLDAADGEAGVFAFRGGMVDGPVLRQAEAVVRLARALDSR, from the coding sequence ATGACCCGCCCGGTGTTCCGCTTCGGCCCGGCCGTGCTCTTCTGTCCCGCCGATCGGCCAGACCGGTACGCCAAGGCCCTGGATCGCGCCGACGCCGTGATCCTCGACCTCGAGGACGCCGTCGGAGTCGACCGAAAGCAGGACGCCAGGCACGCGCTCGCGACGACGCCCCTCGATCCCGAGCGCGTGATCGTGCGGCTGAACCCGGCGTCCGGCCCCGAGTTCGAGGCCGACCTCGCCGCGCTGGCGCGCACGGGCTACCGCACCGTCATGCTGGCCAAGTGCGAGGGCACCGAGGACCTCGTCGGGCTCGAGGAGTTCGAGGTGATCCCGCTCTGCGAGACGGCGCGGGGCGTCCTCGCCGCCGAGGCGCTCGCTGCCCTGCCGAACGTCTCCGCGCTGATGTGGGGTGCGGAGGACCTCATGGCGTCGACGGGCGGGACCTCCAGCCGCCGGCCCGACGGCGGCTACCGCGAGATCGCGCGGTACGCCAGATCTCGCGTCCTGCTCGCGGCGGCCGCGCACGGCGCCGCCGCGATCGACGCGGTCCACCTCGACCTCGCCGACACTGCCGGCCTCCGGGAGGAGGCCGAGGACGCGGCGGCCGTCGGATTCGCGGCCACCGCGTGCGTGCACCCGGACCAGGTCGCCGTGGTGCGGGCGGCGTACCGTCCCTCGCCGGAGCGGGTGGAGTGGGCGCAGGCCGTCCTCGACGCGGCGGACGGCGAGGCGGGCGTGTTCGCGTTCCGCGGCGGCATGGTCGACGGGCCGGTGCTCCGCCAGGCCGAGGCGGTTGTCCGGTTGGCTCGCGCGCTCGACTCCCGTTGA
- a CDS encoding MaoC family dehydratase produces MAEAPMREVVQRGLWFEEFEEGVRYLHRPGRTVTEADNVLFTTLTMNPQPLHLDAVYAAAQPFGRVLVNSLFTLSTLVGQSVAQLTLGTLVANLGFGEVAFPNPVFTGDTLSGESTVVSKRLSASRPGQGVVTLAHVARNQDGVVVATASRSMLVWTKEAGERQAASRPAPAAPGEDGEVG; encoded by the coding sequence ATGGCGGAGGCGCCGATGCGCGAGGTGGTGCAGCGCGGACTCTGGTTCGAGGAGTTCGAGGAGGGCGTGCGATACCTGCACCGCCCCGGGCGCACGGTCACCGAGGCCGACAACGTGCTCTTCACGACCCTCACGATGAACCCGCAGCCGTTGCACCTCGACGCCGTGTACGCCGCCGCACAGCCGTTCGGCCGGGTGCTCGTGAACTCGCTGTTCACACTGTCGACCCTCGTCGGCCAGTCGGTCGCGCAGCTGACCCTCGGCACGCTCGTCGCGAACCTCGGGTTCGGGGAGGTCGCCTTCCCGAACCCGGTGTTCACGGGCGACACCCTCTCGGGCGAGAGCACCGTGGTCTCCAAGCGGCTCTCGGCGTCGCGGCCGGGGCAGGGCGTCGTGACGCTCGCGCACGTCGCGAGGAATCAGGACGGCGTCGTGGTGGCGACGGCGTCGCGCAGCATGCTGGTGTGGACGAAGGAGGCCGGCGAGCGCCAGGCGGCGTCGAGGCCGGCACCGGCCGCGCCCGGCGAGGACGGAGAAGTCGGATGA
- a CDS encoding acyl-CoA dehydrogenase family protein: MNYDLSPDEQALYDRVKDFADTVVAPAAYEYDTKRRLPLEIIAQMGEMGLFGLPFPEEVGGQGGSYFDLCLAVEALGRVDQSIGVTLEAGVGLGIMPIYRYGTPEQRERFLPDLVAGRALAGFGLTEAKAGSDAGATQTTAVLDGDEWVINGSKQFITNSGTPITKLVTVTAVTGEQVRPDGSVKKELSSIIVPSGTPGFEVGESYDKVGWHTSDTHPLRFTDVRVPAENLLGARGRGYANFLQSLDEGRIAFAALATGAAQGCLEEALRYAKERVVFGEPIGNNQHIAFKIARMQARVHQARLVWHDAARKMDAGLPFKMEASLAKMVSGEAAMDNARDATQIFGGYGFMNESPVARHYRDSKILEIGEGTTEVQLMVVTRELGLVA; encoded by the coding sequence GTGAACTACGACCTCAGCCCAGACGAGCAGGCGCTCTACGACCGCGTCAAGGACTTCGCCGACACCGTCGTCGCGCCCGCCGCCTACGAGTACGACACGAAGCGCCGCCTCCCGCTCGAGATCATCGCCCAGATGGGGGAGATGGGTCTGTTCGGACTGCCGTTCCCCGAGGAGGTCGGCGGCCAGGGCGGCAGCTACTTCGACCTCTGCCTCGCGGTCGAGGCGCTCGGCCGGGTCGACCAGTCGATCGGCGTCACCCTCGAGGCCGGCGTCGGCCTCGGCATCATGCCGATCTACCGGTACGGCACGCCCGAGCAGCGCGAGCGATTCCTGCCCGACCTGGTGGCGGGGCGCGCGCTCGCCGGCTTCGGACTCACGGAGGCCAAGGCGGGCTCCGACGCCGGCGCGACGCAGACCACGGCCGTGCTCGACGGCGACGAGTGGGTCATCAACGGCTCGAAGCAGTTCATCACCAATTCGGGCACCCCGATCACGAAGCTCGTCACCGTGACCGCGGTCACGGGTGAGCAGGTGCGGCCCGACGGCTCGGTGAAGAAGGAGCTCTCCTCGATCATCGTGCCGAGCGGGACCCCGGGCTTCGAGGTGGGGGAGAGCTACGACAAGGTCGGCTGGCACACCTCCGACACGCACCCGCTCCGGTTCACCGACGTCCGGGTGCCGGCCGAGAACCTCCTCGGCGCGCGAGGCCGCGGCTATGCGAACTTCCTCCAGTCGCTCGACGAGGGCCGCATCGCCTTCGCCGCGCTCGCGACGGGGGCGGCGCAGGGCTGCCTCGAGGAGGCGCTGCGCTACGCGAAGGAGCGGGTGGTCTTCGGCGAGCCGATCGGCAACAACCAGCACATCGCGTTCAAGATCGCCAGGATGCAGGCGCGGGTGCACCAGGCACGGCTCGTCTGGCACGACGCGGCGCGCAAGATGGACGCCGGCCTGCCCTTCAAGATGGAGGCCTCGCTCGCCAAGATGGTCTCGGGGGAGGCCGCCATGGACAACGCCCGCGACGCGACGCAGATCTTCGGCGGCTACGGGTTCATGAACGAGAGCCCGGTCGCCAGGCACTACCGCGACTCGAAGATCCTCGAGATCGGCGAGGGTACGACCGAGGTGCAGCTCATGGTCGTCACGCGCGAGCTCGGACTGGTCGCCTAG
- a CDS encoding biotin carboxylase N-terminal domain-containing protein, producing MTTAPAATAPAATPPAPRPFDRVLVANRGEIAVRVIRTLKRLGIHAIAVYSDADAGAPHVELADEAVRIGPASAAESYLDPGRIVAAALATGAQAVHPGYGFLSEHAGFARACGEAGLVFVGPGETALAVMGDKIRAKTHVAASGVPTVPGVADAELDDAGLLAAADAVGYPLLVKPSAGGGGKGMQLARDRRELADALPAARRVATAAFGDDTLLLERFIERPRHIEVQVLADAHGRVIHLGERECSLQRRHQKVIEEAPSPLLDEATRARIGEAACEAARSVDYLGAGTVEFLVSDGSPDEFFFIEMNTRLQVEHPVTELVTGIDLVEQQLRIAAGAPLAITQEDVRLHGHAIEARVYAEAPERGFLPSTGTLLVWQEPAGAGVRVDSGVRQGGRVTADYDPMLAKVIAWGEDRREAIDRLDAALAGTVALGVETNLAFLRRLLAEPAVREGALSTGLIDELPVEPAQPDADPAVRTAAEVARAEASAPPPGAHAWQRERGWRAARPRDAAGAGGSRAAHAVTAVDEDGAIWVHLDGRAHRIVLRDRRELLEERLVAQVRGGSSDPELRAPMPGTVTALLVEDGASVTAGTPIVAIEAMKMEHRVSAPVDGVARLAVARGDQVSRDQPVARIHPHEGTTEPAHEAARAERTTS from the coding sequence ATGACGACCGCACCCGCCGCGACGGCACCCGCCGCGACTCCGCCGGCCCCGCGTCCCTTCGACCGCGTCCTCGTCGCCAATCGCGGCGAGATCGCCGTCCGCGTCATCCGCACGCTGAAGCGCCTCGGCATCCACGCCATCGCCGTCTACTCCGACGCCGACGCCGGCGCGCCCCACGTGGAGCTGGCCGACGAGGCCGTCCGCATCGGACCGGCCTCGGCCGCTGAGAGCTACCTCGATCCCGGCCGCATCGTGGCCGCGGCGCTCGCCACGGGCGCTCAGGCGGTGCACCCCGGCTACGGGTTCCTCTCCGAGCACGCGGGCTTCGCTCGGGCCTGCGGCGAGGCCGGGCTCGTCTTCGTCGGGCCCGGCGAGACGGCGCTCGCGGTCATGGGCGACAAGATCCGGGCCAAGACGCACGTGGCCGCCTCGGGCGTGCCGACCGTGCCGGGCGTCGCCGACGCGGAGCTCGACGACGCAGGGCTCCTCGCCGCGGCCGACGCGGTCGGCTACCCCCTCCTCGTGAAGCCGTCGGCCGGCGGCGGCGGGAAGGGCATGCAGCTGGCGCGCGACCGTCGCGAGCTCGCCGATGCGCTGCCCGCGGCGCGACGTGTCGCGACCGCGGCCTTCGGCGACGACACGCTGCTGCTCGAGCGATTCATCGAGCGCCCGCGGCACATCGAGGTGCAGGTGCTCGCGGATGCGCACGGCCGGGTCATCCACCTCGGCGAGCGGGAGTGCTCGCTGCAGCGCCGCCACCAGAAGGTCATCGAGGAGGCGCCCTCGCCCCTCCTCGACGAGGCGACCCGCGCACGCATCGGCGAGGCCGCGTGCGAGGCCGCGCGGAGCGTCGACTACCTCGGCGCCGGCACGGTCGAGTTCCTGGTCTCGGATGGCTCGCCCGACGAGTTCTTCTTCATCGAGATGAACACGCGGCTCCAGGTCGAGCACCCGGTCACCGAGCTTGTCACGGGCATCGACCTCGTCGAGCAGCAGCTGCGGATCGCCGCCGGAGCGCCGCTCGCGATCACGCAGGAGGACGTGCGGCTGCACGGTCACGCGATCGAGGCGCGCGTCTACGCCGAGGCGCCCGAGCGCGGCTTCCTGCCGTCGACCGGCACCCTCCTCGTCTGGCAGGAGCCCGCCGGCGCAGGGGTGCGCGTCGACTCCGGGGTCCGGCAGGGCGGGCGCGTCACCGCCGACTACGACCCGATGCTCGCGAAGGTCATCGCGTGGGGCGAGGACCGGCGCGAGGCGATCGACCGTCTCGACGCGGCACTGGCCGGCACGGTCGCGCTCGGCGTCGAGACGAACCTCGCCTTCCTCCGGCGCCTGCTCGCCGAACCGGCCGTGCGCGAGGGCGCGCTCAGCACCGGCCTCATCGACGAGCTGCCGGTCGAACCCGCCCAGCCCGACGCCGATCCCGCCGTCCGCACCGCCGCCGAGGTCGCGCGGGCCGAGGCATCCGCCCCGCCGCCCGGCGCGCACGCCTGGCAGCGCGAGCGGGGCTGGCGCGCCGCACGGCCGCGAGACGCCGCCGGGGCCGGGGGCTCCCGCGCGGCCCACGCGGTGACAGCCGTCGACGAGGACGGCGCGATCTGGGTGCACCTGGACGGTCGCGCGCACCGAATCGTGCTCCGCGACCGGCGCGAGCTGCTCGAGGAGCGGCTCGTCGCACAGGTCCGGGGCGGCTCGTCCGACCCGGAGCTCCGGGCGCCGATGCCCGGAACAGTGACGGCGCTGCTCGTCGAGGACGGGGCATCCGTCACCGCCGGCACGCCCATCGTCGCGATCGAGGCGATGAAGATGGAGCACCGCGTGAGCGCCCCCGTCGACGGCGTCGCCCGCCTCGCCGTCGCGCGCGGCGATCAGGTCTCCCGCGACCAGCCGGTCGCGCGGATCCACCCCCACGAGGGGACCACCGAGCCGGCCCATGAGGCGGCACGAGCCGAGAGGACCACGTCGTGA